In Agromyces sp. G08B096, a genomic segment contains:
- a CDS encoding hydroxyacid dehydrogenase, with protein sequence MTHARPAALIAMRPDVFRLQFDAPHSARLAQLAELLRPGVVDLDDPALAEDLAGVEVLVTSWGAPRLTADRLDRMPRLRAVFHAAGSVRPVTTEAFWQRGIRITSAASANAIPVAEFTFASIVLAGKRAQVLARDPLAHRDGWSAQLHAGGSSNLGRRIGIVGFSRIGRRVVELLQQLEDVEVLVADPYADPEQVRAAGGRLVPLDELLDAVDVLSLHAPELPETRGMIGAAELARLRDGATVVNTARGGLIDTDALAEACARGRLDAVLDVTDPEPLPLDSPLLRLPNVSITPHIAGSLGTETRRMADAALGELARWTLGQPLDEEVRVGDLGRRA encoded by the coding sequence ATGACCCACGCCCGCCCAGCCGCGCTCATCGCGATGCGCCCGGACGTCTTCCGCCTCCAGTTCGATGCGCCGCACAGCGCGCGGCTCGCCCAGCTCGCCGAGCTCCTTCGGCCGGGCGTCGTCGACCTCGACGACCCGGCCCTCGCGGAGGACCTCGCCGGGGTCGAGGTGCTCGTCACCTCGTGGGGCGCGCCGCGCCTCACCGCCGACCGGCTCGACCGCATGCCGCGCCTCCGCGCCGTGTTCCACGCCGCGGGCTCCGTGCGGCCTGTCACGACGGAGGCGTTCTGGCAGCGAGGCATCCGCATCACGAGCGCCGCCTCCGCGAACGCGATCCCGGTCGCCGAGTTCACCTTCGCCTCCATCGTGCTCGCGGGCAAGCGCGCCCAGGTGCTCGCGCGCGACCCGCTCGCGCATCGTGACGGCTGGAGCGCGCAGCTGCACGCCGGCGGCTCGTCGAACCTCGGCCGCCGCATCGGCATCGTCGGCTTCAGCCGCATCGGCCGACGGGTGGTCGAGCTGCTGCAGCAGCTCGAGGACGTGGAGGTGCTCGTCGCCGACCCGTACGCCGACCCCGAGCAGGTGCGGGCGGCGGGCGGGCGTCTCGTACCGCTCGACGAGCTGCTCGACGCGGTCGACGTGCTGAGCCTGCACGCCCCCGAGCTGCCCGAGACGCGCGGCATGATCGGGGCCGCCGAGCTCGCCCGGCTGCGCGACGGCGCCACGGTCGTGAACACCGCCCGCGGCGGTCTCATCGACACCGACGCACTGGCCGAAGCATGCGCCCGCGGCCGGCTCGACGCCGTGCTCGACGTCACCGACCCCGAGCCGCTGCCGCTCGACTCGCCGCTGCTGCGCCTGCCGAACGTCTCGATCACGCCGCACATCGCCGGCTCGCTCGGCACCGAGACGCGCCGGATGGCCGACGCCGCGCTCGGCGAGCTCGCCCGCTGGACGCTCGGGCAGCCGCTGGACGAGGAGGTGCGGGTGGGGGACCTGGGCCGACGGGCATGA
- a CDS encoding DUF2264 domain-containing protein has product MSERDPLAPITGWGRADWLALADRMLGAARTVASPRHAQLDFPGGPGGRGRDVDRLEGFARTFLLAAFRIAGSPDDTEDLADWYAEGLDAGTDPRSPERWPRLDEVDQAKVEAAAIAIGLHLARPRLWDRLDDRVRGQLVDWLAGFVGGSHPPNNWAWFRIVVEQFLGNVGGPYAEDDLDADLDLLDTFARDGGWISDGAARAFDHYTGWALHLYPVLWETMLAPGDPRRARLAGVRAGLDAYLADAVHLVGADGGPLIQGRSLTYRFAAAAPFWAGALAGSTALEPGTIRRAASGIVSHFAERGAPDAEGRLSLGWHGAWRAIAQSYSGPGSPYWAAKGMLGIALPESHPVWQATELPLPVERGDTLRRLVAPGWLVSGTRADGIVRVVNHGTDYALGPGDLIHDGPLYARLGYSTATAPLLAGGVAEERPDQSAGIVRGGRSSSRAGFATDRLEVLQAEDGSPVGVAISTATAHWVDDRPPHPDLGHPLPGGHLRRGPETTTVSIVRGPWEVRLVRVGRDGLRPGDRVRVSGWPVSGASLSEGSAPPGAERAAAVRTDAGLESVLVAVSGFDETGVQLDADVTFLGPATATPWAEGPVVADEWTVAIIALAGVRPGAPPGVTPVPSADVVRVDWADGARVEIDLPAE; this is encoded by the coding sequence ATGAGCGAGCGCGACCCGCTGGCCCCCATCACGGGCTGGGGCCGGGCCGACTGGCTCGCCCTCGCCGACCGGATGCTCGGCGCCGCGCGGACGGTCGCCTCGCCCCGGCATGCCCAGCTCGACTTCCCGGGCGGGCCCGGGGGCCGCGGTCGCGACGTCGACCGGCTCGAAGGGTTCGCCCGCACCTTCCTGCTGGCCGCGTTCCGCATCGCCGGCTCGCCCGACGACACGGAGGACCTCGCCGACTGGTACGCCGAGGGGCTCGACGCGGGCACCGACCCGCGCTCGCCTGAGCGGTGGCCCCGTCTCGACGAGGTCGACCAGGCGAAGGTGGAGGCCGCCGCCATCGCGATCGGACTGCACCTGGCCCGCCCCCGGCTCTGGGACCGCCTCGACGACCGGGTGCGGGGACAGCTCGTGGACTGGCTGGCCGGGTTCGTGGGCGGCTCGCATCCGCCGAACAACTGGGCGTGGTTCCGCATCGTCGTCGAGCAGTTCCTCGGGAACGTCGGCGGCCCGTACGCCGAGGACGACCTCGACGCCGATCTCGACCTGCTCGACACGTTCGCCCGCGACGGCGGGTGGATCTCCGACGGGGCCGCGCGCGCCTTCGACCATTACACGGGATGGGCGCTGCACCTGTATCCGGTGCTCTGGGAGACCATGCTCGCGCCGGGCGACCCGCGTCGGGCGCGGCTCGCCGGCGTCCGGGCCGGCCTCGACGCGTACCTCGCCGATGCGGTCCACCTCGTCGGCGCCGACGGCGGGCCGCTCATCCAGGGCCGGAGCCTGACCTACCGGTTCGCCGCCGCCGCGCCGTTCTGGGCCGGCGCCCTCGCCGGGTCGACCGCCCTCGAGCCGGGGACCATCCGCCGGGCGGCCAGCGGCATCGTCTCGCACTTCGCCGAACGGGGCGCTCCCGACGCCGAGGGCCGGCTGAGCCTCGGCTGGCACGGCGCGTGGCGGGCGATCGCGCAGTCCTATTCGGGCCCGGGTTCGCCGTACTGGGCGGCGAAGGGCATGCTCGGCATCGCGCTGCCCGAGTCGCACCCGGTGTGGCAGGCGACCGAGCTGCCGCTGCCCGTCGAACGAGGCGACACCCTGCGCCGGCTCGTCGCCCCGGGATGGCTCGTGAGCGGCACGCGCGCCGACGGGATCGTGCGCGTCGTCAACCACGGCACGGATTACGCCCTCGGGCCAGGAGACCTGATCCATGACGGGCCGCTGTACGCGCGTCTCGGCTACTCGACGGCCACCGCACCGCTCCTCGCGGGCGGCGTCGCCGAGGAGCGCCCCGATCAGTCCGCCGGCATCGTGCGGGGTGGGCGGTCGAGCTCCCGGGCGGGATTCGCGACCGACCGGCTCGAGGTGCTCCAGGCCGAAGACGGCAGCCCAGTGGGCGTCGCGATCTCCACGGCCACCGCGCACTGGGTCGACGACCGGCCGCCGCATCCCGACCTCGGGCACCCGCTGCCCGGCGGCCACCTGCGCCGCGGCCCCGAGACGACGACCGTGTCGATCGTGCGCGGTCCGTGGGAGGTCCGCCTCGTCCGCGTCGGACGCGACGGGCTCCGCCCCGGCGACCGTGTGCGCGTCAGCGGCTGGCCCGTGAGCGGGGCGTCGCTGAGCGAGGGTTCCGCGCCACCAGGTGCCGAGCGAGCGGCCGCCGTTCGCACCGACGCGGGGCTCGAGTCCGTGCTCGTCGCGGTGTCGGGCTTCGACGAGACCGGGGTGCAGCTCGACGCGGATGTCACGTTCCTCGGTCCCGCGACCGCCACGCCGTGGGCCGAGGGGCCGGTGGTCGCGGACGAGTGGACGGTGGCCATCATCGCCCTCGCCGGTGTCCGGCCGGGCGCACCGCCGGGCGTGACCCCGGTTCCGTCTGCAGACGTCGTGCGGGTCGACTGGGCCGACGGCGCCCGGGTCGAGATCGACCTCCCGGCCGAGTAG